A single genomic interval of Syntrophaceae bacterium harbors:
- a CDS encoding TetR/AcrR family transcriptional regulator: protein MKNSDKRKEIMQAALELIAEKGFHGAPMAMIAERAGVGAGTIYRYFESKEALIAEIFSDLEKTVVEYLMQGYSVGRPLRERFMHLSTMIMRYFMDHAIHFRFIEQYMNSPYGVTLRRERLLGKARDIDLFRHLLQEGIDRRELKDLPMPVHFALAFGPALSLLRDQILGFVELDDVLIRKAAEACWDAVRRQEEPGR from the coding sequence ATGAAGAATTCGGACAAGCGCAAGGAGATCATGCAGGCGGCCCTCGAACTGATTGCGGAGAAGGGCTTTCACGGGGCCCCCATGGCCATGATCGCCGAGAGGGCGGGCGTGGGGGCCGGCACGATCTACCGCTATTTCGAGAGCAAGGAGGCGCTGATCGCCGAGATCTTCAGCGACCTGGAGAAGACGGTGGTGGAGTACCTGATGCAGGGCTACTCCGTCGGCCGCCCTCTTCGCGAGCGCTTCATGCATCTCTCCACCATGATCATGCGGTATTTCATGGACCACGCGATCCACTTCCGGTTCATCGAGCAGTACATGAACTCCCCCTACGGGGTGACCCTTCGTCGGGAGCGTCTCCTGGGGAAAGCGCGGGACATCGATCTGTTCCGGCATCTCCTGCAGGAGGGGATCGACCGCCGGGAGCTGAAGGACCTGCCCATGCCCGTCCACTTTGCCCTGGCCTTCGGGCCCGCCCTTTCCCTCCTGCGTGATCAAATCCTGGGATTCGTGGAACTCGACGATGTGCTGATCCGCAAGGCGGCGGAGGCCTGCTGGGACGCGGTCAGAAGGCAGGAGGAGCCCGGCCGGTGA
- a CDS encoding ACP S-malonyltransferase, with translation MANGKTAIVFPGQGSQRHGMGRDFYESIPECRRIYEEASDALGWDVAALCFGEDERLNLTAYAQPSIVVTEIAMLKAIIDKYGITPDVFGGHSLGEYTALVAAGVLPLETVIRIVHIRGSLMQEAVPVGEGGMAAVIRKDLNSRMIRELLADLPIDVANINSPNQIVISGHSKAMPEAEARLAKALADESPARFVALNVSAPFHSRFMQVIEEPFEEELACVRRRMKAENAVRVTSNFTGGFHSPDREEVIERLVAQLSGTVQWCDNMRAIASQADTVYEIGPNRPLRDFFKTIGVTCISLTTLASAERAFSGN, from the coding sequence ATGGCCAACGGCAAGACCGCCATCGTATTTCCGGGTCAGGGTTCCCAGCGCCACGGGATGGGCAGGGATTTCTACGAGAGCATCCCCGAGTGCCGGCGGATCTACGAGGAGGCCTCCGACGCCCTCGGTTGGGACGTGGCCGCACTCTGCTTCGGCGAGGACGAGAGGCTCAACCTGACCGCCTATGCCCAGCCGAGCATCGTGGTGACGGAGATCGCCATGCTGAAGGCCATCATCGACAAGTACGGCATCACCCCCGACGTGTTCGGCGGGCACAGCCTCGGCGAGTACACGGCCCTGGTGGCCGCGGGCGTCCTGCCGCTCGAAACGGTCATCCGCATCGTCCACATCCGCGGCAGCCTCATGCAGGAGGCCGTCCCGGTGGGCGAGGGCGGCATGGCGGCCGTCATCCGCAAGGACCTCAACTCCCGGATGATCCGCGAGCTGCTCGCCGACCTGCCCATCGACGTGGCGAACATCAACTCGCCCAACCAGATCGTCATCAGCGGCCACTCCAAGGCCATGCCCGAGGCCGAGGCGCGCCTCGCGAAGGCCCTGGCCGACGAGAGCCCGGCCCGGTTCGTGGCCCTCAACGTGAGCGCCCCCTTCCACAGCCGGTTCATGCAGGTCATCGAGGAGCCCTTCGAGGAGGAGCTGGCCTGCGTGCGGCGCCGGATGAAGGCCGAAAACGCCGTCCGGGTCACCTCCAACTTCACGGGCGGCTTCCACTCCCCCGACCGGGAAGAGGTCATCGAGCGGCTCGTGGCGCAGCTCTCGGGCACCGTCCAGTGGTGCGACAACATGAGGGCCATCGCCTCGCAGGCCGACACCGTCTACGAAATCGGTCCCAACCGTCCCCTCCGGGACTTCTTCAAAACGATCGGCGTGACCTGCATCTCGCTGACCACGCTCGCCTCCGCCGAACGGGCCTTTTCCGGCAACTGA
- a CDS encoding beta-ketoacyl-[acyl-carrier-protein] synthase family protein has translation MRTRIVITGLGIMAPNGHGLAEYERALREGRSGIRYIPHLKELGFACQVGGVPQNYEALRDQYFDAEDLLSVNDNIGYACIAAIDAWRDAGFSVPRPDSAAVDWDTGAIMGSGIGGMDTIAGQVVPKVNDRQIRRLGSTVVQMVMNSSTSAKIAGLLALGNQVTSNSSACSTGNEAIIDAMLRIRCGLAKRMIAGGSEGSSPYIWAGFDAMRVLCRKFNDAPEKASRPMSATAAGFVPGSGAGALILEDLETARKRGARIYAELLGGAVNCGGHRNGGSMTAPNPESVQRCIRAAVADAGISVADVDAVNGHLTATFADPHEVKNWAVALERTPATFPWINATKSLVGHCLGGAGAVESVGVVLQLHKGFIHPSVNCEDVHPEIADFAPRIPQEMIEDPKVKIFAKAGFGFGDVNSCMIFKRWDG, from the coding sequence ATGAGAACGAGGATTGTGATCACGGGCCTGGGGATCATGGCCCCCAACGGTCATGGCCTTGCCGAATACGAACGCGCCCTGCGCGAGGGCCGCTCGGGGATCCGGTATATCCCGCACCTCAAGGAGCTGGGGTTTGCCTGCCAGGTCGGGGGGGTCCCGCAGAACTACGAGGCGCTTCGCGACCAGTACTTCGACGCCGAGGATTTGCTCTCGGTCAACGACAACATCGGCTACGCCTGCATCGCCGCCATCGACGCGTGGCGCGACGCGGGGTTCTCCGTGCCCCGGCCGGACAGCGCCGCGGTGGACTGGGACACGGGGGCCATCATGGGATCCGGGATCGGCGGCATGGACACCATCGCCGGCCAGGTCGTCCCGAAGGTCAACGACCGCCAGATCCGGCGCCTCGGGAGCACGGTCGTCCAGATGGTCATGAACAGCTCCACGAGCGCGAAGATCGCCGGGCTGCTCGCCTTGGGCAACCAGGTGACCTCCAACTCGTCGGCCTGCAGCACGGGCAACGAGGCCATCATCGACGCCATGCTGCGCATCCGCTGCGGGCTGGCGAAGCGGATGATCGCCGGGGGCTCCGAGGGATCCTCCCCCTACATCTGGGCGGGCTTCGACGCGATGCGCGTGCTGTGCCGGAAGTTCAACGACGCCCCCGAAAAGGCCTCCCGCCCCATGAGCGCCACGGCGGCCGGCTTCGTGCCCGGCTCGGGCGCCGGCGCCCTGATCCTCGAGGACCTGGAAACGGCCCGGAAGCGGGGCGCGAGGATCTACGCCGAGCTTCTGGGCGGGGCCGTCAACTGCGGCGGGCACCGCAACGGAGGGTCCATGACCGCTCCCAACCCCGAGAGCGTCCAGCGGTGCATCCGCGCGGCCGTGGCCGACGCGGGGATCTCCGTCGCCGACGTGGACGCCGTCAACGGGCACCTGACGGCCACCTTCGCCGACCCCCACGAGGTGAAGAACTGGGCCGTCGCGCTCGAGCGGACGCCGGCCACCTTCCCCTGGATCAACGCGACCAAGTCGCTCGTGGGCCACTGCCTCGGCGGGGCCGGGGCCGTGGAGTCCGTGGGCGTGGTGCTGCAGCTCCACAAGGGGTTCATCCACCCGTCGGTGAACTGCGAGGACGTGCACCCCGAGATCGCCGACTTCGCCCCGCGGATCCCGCAGGAGATGATCGAAGACCCCAAGGTGAAGATCTTCGCCAAGGCCGGCTTCGGCTTCGGCGACGTGAACAGCTGCATGATATTCAAACGATGGGACGGCTGA
- a CDS encoding acyl carrier protein, translated as MDEKKIFQELCNILKLYTKNPELLDTATKDTHILNDLKVNSARLVDVVIKCEDVFGISIDDDEADKIRTIGDAVEIILKKAA; from the coding sequence ATGGACGAGAAGAAGATTTTCCAGGAGCTGTGCAACATCCTCAAGCTGTACACGAAGAACCCCGAGCTGCTCGACACGGCGACGAAGGACACCCACATCCTCAACGACCTGAAGGTCAACTCCGCGCGCCTCGTGGACGTGGTGATCAAGTGCGAGGACGTCTTCGGCATCTCCATCGACGACGACGAGGCGGACAAGATCCGGACGATCGGCGACGCCGTCGAGATCATCCTGAAGAAGGCAGCGTAG
- a CDS encoding 1-acyl-sn-glycerol-3-phosphate acyltransferase has protein sequence MDRSDQRWLAVQQVLSLLAAFLYIPLVAAVIRLMGYRFRDLKAFRRQCREHFSRHDGGWLICANHLTLIDSAFIAFAMLPWWHYLLRYRRFPWNLPERRNFNRNPLDTAVCYLMKCIPITRGGDREEVRRTLEKCDYLLNTGHSILVFPEGGRSRTGRIDTENFAYGVGRFVKNLDRIKILCIYMRGDRQATWSSIPEPGDTFTMAADVFEPERLAYDGLKAQRDYAGQIIRKLSRMEERYFESRQRHRGFDGTPQQGEEPGLPVRQPGVHPR, from the coding sequence ATGGACAGAAGCGATCAACGGTGGCTGGCGGTTCAGCAGGTGCTGAGCCTTTTGGCCGCGTTCCTCTACATCCCCCTCGTTGCCGCCGTTATCCGGCTGATGGGCTACCGGTTCCGGGACCTGAAGGCCTTCCGGCGGCAGTGCAGGGAGCACTTCAGCCGTCACGACGGCGGCTGGCTCATCTGTGCCAACCACCTGACGCTCATCGACTCGGCGTTCATCGCCTTTGCGATGCTGCCGTGGTGGCACTACCTGTTGCGATACCGGCGATTCCCGTGGAACCTCCCGGAGAGGCGCAACTTCAACCGCAACCCCCTCGACACGGCCGTCTGCTACCTCATGAAGTGCATCCCCATCACGCGGGGCGGGGACCGCGAGGAGGTGAGACGGACCCTCGAAAAGTGCGATTACCTGCTGAACACGGGTCACTCGATCCTCGTGTTTCCCGAGGGTGGCCGTTCCCGGACGGGGCGGATCGACACGGAGAATTTCGCCTACGGTGTGGGCCGGTTCGTGAAAAACCTTGACCGAATCAAGATTCTGTGCATTTACATGCGGGGTGATCGCCAGGCGACGTGGAGCTCCATCCCGGAGCCGGGCGACACCTTCACCATGGCCGCGGACGTCTTCGAACCCGAGAGGCTCGCGTACGACGGTCTCAAGGCCCAGAGGGACTATGCCGGGCAGATCATCCGGAAGCTGTCCCGGATGGAGGAGAGGTATTTTGAGAGTCGGCAACGACATCGTGGATTTGACGGAACTCCACAGCAGGGAGAAGAGCCGGGACTCCCGGTACGTCAACCGGGTGTTCACCCCCGCTGA
- a CDS encoding beta-hydroxyacyl-ACP dehydratase, whose amino-acid sequence MAADRETRQKVLAAVPQQAPFRFIDEILELDETHIVGAYRFREDEWFYPGHFPGRPVTPGVILVEAMAQTGVVAFGLYLVMAQGREEELQRGNLTTLFTVIEAVEFAGMVKPGERVIIRGEKVYFRKGNLKAKVSMERENGEPVASGVLAGMGVSVQ is encoded by the coding sequence ATGGCGGCTGATCGCGAAACGAGGCAGAAGGTCCTGGCGGCGGTTCCGCAGCAGGCCCCCTTCCGCTTCATCGACGAGATCCTGGAGCTCGACGAGACGCACATCGTCGGGGCCTACCGGTTCAGGGAAGACGAGTGGTTCTACCCGGGGCACTTCCCGGGGCGTCCCGTCACGCCGGGGGTGATCCTCGTGGAGGCCATGGCCCAGACGGGGGTGGTCGCCTTCGGGCTCTACCTCGTCATGGCGCAGGGCCGGGAGGAAGAGCTGCAGAGAGGGAATCTGACCACCCTCTTCACCGTCATCGAGGCCGTGGAGTTCGCGGGCATGGTGAAGCCGGGCGAGCGCGTCATCATCCGGGGGGAGAAGGTCTATTTCCGGAAGGGGAACCTGAAAGCGAAGGTCAGCATGGAGAGGGAGAACGGGGAGCCCGTCGCCTCGGGTGTGCTGGCCGGCATGGGGGTCAGCGTGCAATGA
- a CDS encoding ketoacyl-ACP synthase III produces the protein MYLHGLGHFYPENVITNRFLSDLDIGSSEEWIEERVGIRERRTVLPLDYIRATKNRDVRAAQEASLYTNGQTAALAARMAIERAGIAAGDIGMVISGSSAPDVASPAEASTVAAELGIDVPAFDMNSACTSFSLQMHVLSNMHAGALPPYILVTQPENLTRCLDYSDRRSACLFGDGSTAAVVSLTVPSDKVIDATRFDAKPSCWDKVSIRRTGHFGQDGNAVQGFAIRKTTDALRILQAANPSLNGHLKFVGHQANLGMLRTVCERCGISPENHWHNVEWFGNTATAGAPGSLSLHWADLAPGDHVALVQVGAGLSWGHMMLAVKERP, from the coding sequence CTGTACTTACATGGACTGGGGCACTTCTACCCGGAAAACGTGATCACGAACCGCTTCCTGAGCGATCTGGACATCGGGTCGAGCGAGGAGTGGATCGAGGAGCGCGTGGGGATCCGCGAGCGCCGCACGGTGCTGCCCCTCGATTACATCCGGGCGACGAAGAACCGCGACGTCCGCGCCGCCCAGGAGGCGAGCCTCTACACCAACGGCCAGACGGCGGCCCTTGCGGCCCGCATGGCCATCGAGCGGGCGGGGATCGCCGCGGGGGACATCGGCATGGTGATCTCCGGCAGCTCGGCCCCCGACGTGGCCTCGCCGGCGGAGGCCTCCACGGTGGCCGCCGAGCTGGGGATCGACGTACCCGCCTTCGACATGAACTCGGCCTGCACGAGCTTCTCCCTGCAGATGCACGTCCTGTCGAACATGCACGCGGGGGCCCTTCCCCCGTACATCCTGGTCACGCAGCCCGAGAACCTGACGCGCTGCCTCGATTACTCGGACCGCCGCTCGGCATGCCTCTTCGGCGACGGGAGCACCGCCGCCGTCGTGTCGCTCACCGTCCCGTCGGACAAGGTCATCGACGCCACCCGCTTCGACGCCAAGCCCTCGTGCTGGGACAAGGTCTCGATCCGCCGCACGGGCCACTTCGGGCAGGACGGCAACGCCGTGCAGGGCTTCGCGATCCGCAAGACGACGGATGCGCTGCGCATCCTCCAGGCGGCCAACCCCTCGCTCAACGGCCATCTCAAGTTCGTGGGCCACCAGGCCAACCTCGGCATGCTGCGGACCGTCTGCGAGCGCTGCGGGATCTCCCCCGAGAACCACTGGCACAACGTCGAGTGGTTCGGCAACACGGCCACGGCCGGGGCCCCGGGGTCGCTGAGCCTGCACTGGGCCGACCTCGCGCCGGGCGACCATGTCGCCCTCGTGCAGGTGGGCGCCGGGTTGTCCTGGGGACACATGATGCTGGCGGTAAAGGAGAGGCCATGA
- the fabA gene encoding bifunctional 3-hydroxydecanoyl-ACP dehydratase/trans-2-decenoyl-ACP isomerase has product MTYQEFMEKSHFDLKEILAIAYGNLVSDPPKGMDAKLPAPPFLMIDRILSVTKDNRHGAIVAEQDVRLDAWYFQCHLPGDPVQPGCLCVDAVWQLLGFYCLWRGALGTGRALGCGEIFFSGQIRPYNRVVRYEVNVKRFQRLKDSGASIVIGDANIFVDGEQIMTLKDARTGVFHGIAYPDYPHKSKNAVGGVMVREER; this is encoded by the coding sequence ATGACCTACCAGGAATTCATGGAGAAGAGCCACTTCGATCTCAAGGAGATCCTGGCCATCGCGTACGGCAACCTCGTCTCCGACCCGCCGAAGGGCATGGACGCAAAGCTCCCGGCGCCGCCGTTTCTCATGATCGACCGGATCCTGTCCGTCACGAAGGACAACCGCCACGGGGCGATCGTGGCCGAGCAGGACGTCCGCCTGGATGCCTGGTACTTCCAGTGCCACCTGCCCGGCGACCCGGTCCAGCCGGGATGCCTCTGCGTGGATGCCGTCTGGCAGCTCCTGGGCTTCTACTGCCTCTGGCGCGGTGCCCTGGGGACGGGGCGTGCGCTGGGCTGCGGCGAGATCTTCTTCAGCGGCCAGATCCGGCCCTACAACCGGGTGGTGCGCTACGAGGTGAACGTGAAGCGTTTCCAGCGGCTCAAGGACTCCGGGGCGAGCATCGTCATCGGCGACGCCAACATCTTCGTCGACGGCGAACAGATCATGACCTTGAAGGACGCCCGGACGGGCGTCTTCCACGGGATCGCCTACCCGGACTACCCGCACAAGTCGAAAAACGCCGTCGGCGGCGTGATGGTGAGGGAGGAGAGATGA
- a CDS encoding 3-oxoacyl-ACP reductase FabG, which yields MSDKPVAVVTGSGTGIGAACARALAKEGFRVGLHYRKSAESAKALQSALGDAFLLQADLADLDQVESLVNAIKEQAGRVDVLVNNAGLSINADIHTMKVEQFDEQRAITRGIWFLTKRVLRQYMLRKGSGRIINISSVVGHTGNAGQIPYTMEKAALDVFTKSLCRELAGRNILVNSVAPGFIDTEMTAVLPGEIRERLLAGVPLGRMGRPEEVAEVVAFLATKGSYITGSVIHVNGGLYGG from the coding sequence ATGAGCGACAAACCGGTAGCCGTCGTGACGGGGAGCGGAACGGGGATCGGCGCGGCCTGCGCAAGGGCGCTGGCGAAGGAAGGCTTCCGCGTGGGCCTTCACTACAGGAAGAGCGCCGAGAGCGCAAAGGCCCTCCAGTCGGCGCTGGGCGACGCCTTTCTCCTGCAGGCCGACCTGGCCGACCTCGACCAGGTGGAATCCCTGGTCAACGCGATCAAGGAGCAGGCCGGCCGCGTGGACGTGCTCGTCAACAACGCGGGGCTGTCCATCAACGCCGACATCCACACCATGAAGGTGGAGCAGTTCGACGAGCAGCGGGCCATCACGCGGGGCATCTGGTTCCTCACGAAACGGGTGCTTCGCCAGTACATGCTCCGGAAGGGGAGCGGGCGCATCATCAACATCTCCAGCGTCGTGGGGCACACGGGCAACGCGGGGCAGATCCCCTACACGATGGAGAAAGCGGCCCTGGACGTCTTCACGAAGTCGCTGTGCCGCGAGCTGGCGGGCCGCAACATCCTCGTCAACTCCGTGGCGCCGGGCTTCATCGACACGGAGATGACCGCCGTGCTGCCCGGGGAGATCCGGGAGCGGCTCCTGGCGGGCGTCCCGCTGGGCCGGATGGGCAGGCCCGAGGAGGTGGCCGAGGTGGTGGCCTTCCTGGCGACGAAGGGCTCCTACATCACGGGAAGCGTCATCCACGTCAACGGGGGGCTCTATGGCGGCTGA
- a CDS encoding efflux RND transporter periplasmic adaptor subunit, producing the protein MPIRKQNGVILAAAVFAAVSLLAGCQNTAGKGPGQAGPPEVAVVEVKPERIAVTTELPGRTSAYLIAEVRPQVSGIIQQRLFREGTDVKAGDVLYQIDPATYQAAYDSAKASLARAEANITAIRFRAERYKELVEIKAVSRQEHDDAMAALKQAEAEIAAGKAAVEAARINLGYTRVTAPIGGRIGKSSVTVGALVTANQPASLATIQQIDPVYVDVTQSSAVLLQLQKAMASGALRRDSANRARVRLILEDGTAYPMEGTLQFQDVTVDPTTGSFIVRAIFPNPKRILLPGMFVRAVLEEGVNEQAILVPQQGVSRDPKGNPLALVVDAEGKVQQRVLTVVRTIKDKWLVSDGLAPGDRVIVEGVQKVRPGMTVRAVPYGEAKVPDGKAAEPAAAKPR; encoded by the coding sequence ATGCCAATCCGCAAGCAAAACGGGGTGATTCTTGCCGCCGCGGTTTTCGCCGCGGTGAGCCTGCTGGCCGGCTGCCAGAACACCGCGGGCAAGGGGCCGGGGCAGGCCGGCCCGCCGGAGGTGGCCGTGGTCGAAGTCAAGCCAGAGCGTATCGCCGTCACGACGGAGCTGCCGGGCAGGACATCGGCCTACCTGATCGCCGAGGTGCGGCCCCAGGTGAGCGGCATCATCCAGCAGAGGCTCTTCAGGGAGGGCACCGACGTGAAGGCGGGCGACGTCCTCTACCAGATCGACCCGGCGACGTACCAGGCCGCCTATGACAGCGCCAAGGCATCGCTTGCCCGGGCGGAGGCCAACATCACCGCCATCCGCTTCCGGGCGGAGCGCTACAAGGAGCTCGTGGAGATCAAGGCGGTGAGCCGCCAGGAACACGACGACGCCATGGCCGCCCTCAAGCAGGCCGAGGCGGAGATCGCAGCCGGCAAGGCGGCCGTGGAGGCCGCGCGGATCAATCTGGGCTACACCCGGGTGACGGCGCCCATCGGCGGGCGGATCGGCAAGTCGTCGGTCACGGTGGGCGCGCTGGTCACGGCGAACCAGCCGGCGTCCCTGGCGACCATCCAGCAGATCGACCCGGTCTACGTCGACGTCACCCAGTCGAGCGCCGTGCTCCTGCAGCTGCAGAAGGCCATGGCGAGCGGCGCCCTGAGGCGCGACAGCGCCAACCGGGCCCGGGTCAGGCTGATCCTGGAGGACGGGACCGCCTACCCGATGGAAGGGACCCTGCAGTTCCAGGACGTCACGGTGGACCCGACGACGGGGTCGTTCATCGTGCGGGCGATCTTCCCCAACCCGAAGCGGATTCTGCTGCCCGGCATGTTCGTCCGCGCCGTGCTGGAGGAGGGTGTCAACGAGCAGGCGATCCTCGTCCCGCAGCAGGGCGTCTCCCGCGACCCGAAGGGCAACCCCCTGGCCCTGGTCGTGGATGCCGAGGGCAAGGTCCAGCAGCGCGTGCTCACCGTCGTCCGCACGATCAAGGACAAGTGGCTCGTCTCGGACGGTCTTGCGCCGGGCGACCGCGTCATCGTCGAGGGCGTGCAGAAGGTCAGGCCCGGCATGACCGTCAGGGCCGTCCCCTACGGCGAGGCCAAGGTCCCCGACGGCAAGGCCGCAGAGCCGGCCGCCGCGAAGCCGAGGTGA